The proteins below come from a single Caulobacter segnis ATCC 21756 genomic window:
- a CDS encoding FecR family protein yields MTPDQDLDPRRLMAASLTRDLTAAEQAALDAWSTASAEAREEIARTREVWLAMGLAADEPTVRVLRRDVRRQARLDRPATPDRRPLIAGLTLLAAALVVGVVVKVQPQVDTYAAPAHAPARLTLADGSHVVLSPGGRLTTRFKARARDVSLDAGDAFFEVAHDKTRPFEVATSGRTLTVLGTRFNVAGGGRLTVSLVEGSLRVSQPGAASVVLRPGQRYVGAAGVGGGAQAGDVKADAAWTEGRVVLVDVSLSEAAERLSRASGRKVALTDPALARLRLSGSLDIGRMDDVGAAMEALLPVRARLTPSGDLNLSPNERSSRHG; encoded by the coding sequence ATGACGCCTGACCAAGACCTCGATCCCCGCCGCTTGATGGCGGCCAGCCTGACCCGAGACCTGACCGCCGCCGAGCAGGCCGCCCTGGACGCCTGGTCGACCGCGTCCGCCGAGGCTCGCGAAGAGATCGCCCGCACGCGCGAGGTGTGGCTGGCGATGGGCCTAGCCGCCGACGAACCGACCGTCCGGGTGCTGCGCCGTGACGTTCGCCGTCAGGCGCGTCTGGACCGCCCGGCCACGCCGGACCGTCGCCCGCTGATCGCGGGCCTCACCCTGCTCGCCGCCGCCCTGGTCGTGGGCGTGGTCGTGAAGGTCCAGCCGCAGGTCGACACCTATGCCGCGCCCGCGCACGCCCCGGCCCGCTTGACACTGGCAGATGGCAGCCATGTCGTGCTCAGCCCCGGCGGCCGCCTGACAACCCGCTTCAAGGCCCGCGCCCGCGATGTCTCGCTGGACGCTGGCGACGCCTTCTTCGAGGTCGCCCACGATAAGACGCGACCGTTCGAGGTGGCGACCTCGGGCCGGACGCTGACCGTGCTGGGCACCCGCTTCAACGTGGCCGGCGGTGGTCGCCTGACGGTGTCACTGGTCGAGGGCTCGCTGCGCGTCAGCCAACCAGGCGCGGCCAGCGTGGTTCTGCGCCCCGGCCAGCGCTATGTCGGCGCGGCCGGGGTCGGCGGCGGCGCTCAAGCGGGCGACGTGAAGGCCGACGCGGCCTGGACCGAAGGCCGCGTCGTGCTAGTCGATGTCAGCCTGTCCGAGGCGGCCGAGCGGCTGTCGCGCGCCTCGGGCCGCAAGGTCGCGCTGACCGATCCCGCCCTCGCCCGCCTTCGCCTGTCCGGCTCGCTGGATATCGGCCGGATGGACGACGTCGGCGCGGCGATGGAAGCCCTGCTGCCGGTGCGCGCGCGGCTCACCCCCAGCGGAGACTTGAATCTATCTCCGAACGAGAGATCGTCTCGGCACGGATAA
- a CDS encoding TonB-dependent receptor has protein sequence MSSSKFLSAPCAGAVAVLAFAALGAGQARAADTAAPATPAAEPADAVDAVVITSYGKSLQAAAALKRSADYGLDAVNAEDIGKFPTRNAAEALQLVTGVTIDRQRGAGLYVSVRGLGPQFQYTELNGRSIAVNDLIENGGAKGRQFRFEVLPAELISQIEVVKTPTADMDEGALGGNINIKTFKPFDLGKKAAFSVRETYSDVRKKADPSVSGLGSWTNADKTIGVLASGLYDERHVRNDRLYMVGWNLDKFKSVLGSGLYTPTRTRPTVETEHRKLYSGALSGQWKPNGDFQTDVDLLVTRLDVDYDEFGLDIYPDDATFATPQFVAGSQKVVGDTVVAGTINNVRWMASRETSLNRHDLTIFGIKQAWTPGAWAFNAEYGYSRARSYHPDGKATTRDRIAFFAPLSFDFSRGSTSIPQLTTTVDYTNPANFVGQAFDYTWKDSRDSDETFRLDGSRVFSGWFTKIAFGAEQHNMNRTYLRRDWVLNDILNVPLTTLGASFYETMPYTGFLKDFAGNTPRTWVTPTSDAYYKKMYTSAVAAQPWSAADLRNSFIVDQKIHSAYVRGDFKFDLGGVPVSGNLGVRYAETKQLASGTLTSGSTPVPVGYLKEYKNWLPSLNVKLDLRDDLVGRLSASRVVNRPNVTDSAPRISVSRDSPTASGGNPDLDPFLADQYDASLEWYPAPTTAVTAAVFIKTMDNYITAQNTTIQVPGRGDVLLSASVNGGDAEVRGFEAAYNQSLSFLPAPFDGFGVQASVTLVDSKANYFAGNRQIKDDLVGLSKQSYNLVGYYEKGPISARLGWFWRSRYLQSIGSTTTAQSYIAPYGSLDGSLSYQITPQYAVTLEGSNLTDEVRFTYGKTKDQPMEIYHWGRTVSLTLRGKF, from the coding sequence ATGTCCAGTTCGAAGTTCCTGTCCGCGCCGTGCGCGGGCGCCGTCGCCGTTCTCGCCTTCGCCGCCCTTGGCGCGGGCCAGGCCCGGGCCGCCGACACCGCCGCCCCGGCCACGCCCGCCGCGGAACCGGCTGACGCCGTCGACGCCGTCGTCATCACCTCGTACGGGAAGAGCCTGCAGGCCGCCGCCGCCCTGAAGCGCTCGGCCGACTACGGCCTGGACGCCGTCAACGCCGAGGACATTGGCAAATTCCCCACCCGTAACGCCGCCGAGGCGCTGCAGCTGGTCACCGGCGTCACCATCGATCGCCAGCGCGGCGCCGGCCTCTATGTCAGCGTCCGGGGCCTGGGCCCGCAGTTCCAGTACACGGAGCTGAACGGCCGCTCGATCGCCGTCAACGACCTGATCGAGAACGGCGGCGCCAAGGGCCGTCAGTTCCGCTTCGAGGTGCTGCCCGCAGAGCTGATCTCGCAGATCGAGGTGGTGAAGACCCCGACCGCCGACATGGATGAAGGCGCCCTGGGCGGCAACATCAACATCAAGACCTTCAAGCCGTTCGACCTGGGCAAGAAGGCCGCCTTCTCGGTGCGCGAGACCTATAGCGACGTGCGCAAGAAGGCCGACCCGTCGGTCTCGGGCCTGGGCAGCTGGACCAACGCCGACAAGACCATCGGCGTGCTGGCCTCGGGCCTCTATGACGAGCGCCACGTGCGCAACGACCGCCTGTACATGGTCGGCTGGAACCTCGATAAGTTCAAATCGGTGCTGGGCTCGGGCCTCTACACGCCCACCCGCACGCGTCCGACCGTCGAGACCGAGCATCGCAAGCTCTATTCGGGCGCCCTCTCGGGTCAGTGGAAGCCCAACGGCGACTTCCAGACGGACGTCGACCTGCTGGTGACCCGGCTGGACGTCGACTACGACGAGTTCGGCCTGGACATCTATCCGGACGACGCCACCTTTGCGACGCCGCAGTTCGTGGCGGGCAGCCAGAAGGTCGTCGGCGACACCGTCGTGGCCGGCACGATCAACAACGTGCGCTGGATGGCCTCGCGCGAGACCAGCCTGAACCGCCACGACCTGACGATCTTCGGGATCAAGCAGGCCTGGACGCCGGGCGCCTGGGCGTTCAACGCCGAGTACGGCTATTCGCGCGCCCGCAGCTACCACCCGGACGGCAAGGCCACGACCCGCGATCGCATCGCGTTCTTTGCGCCGCTGAGCTTCGACTTCTCGCGCGGGTCGACGTCGATCCCGCAGCTGACCACCACCGTCGACTACACCAACCCGGCCAACTTCGTCGGCCAAGCCTTCGACTACACCTGGAAGGACTCGCGCGACAGCGACGAGACGTTCCGCCTGGACGGCTCGCGCGTCTTCTCGGGCTGGTTCACCAAGATCGCGTTCGGCGCCGAACAGCACAACATGAACCGCACCTACCTGCGTCGCGACTGGGTGCTGAACGACATCCTGAACGTGCCGCTGACGACCCTGGGCGCCAGCTTCTACGAGACCATGCCCTATACGGGCTTCCTCAAGGACTTCGCCGGCAACACGCCGCGCACCTGGGTCACCCCGACCAGCGACGCCTACTACAAGAAGATGTACACCTCGGCCGTGGCGGCTCAACCGTGGTCGGCGGCCGACCTGCGCAACTCGTTCATCGTCGACCAGAAGATCCACAGCGCCTATGTGCGCGGCGACTTCAAGTTCGACCTGGGCGGCGTGCCGGTCAGCGGCAATCTGGGCGTCCGCTACGCCGAGACCAAGCAACTGGCCAGCGGCACGCTGACCAGCGGCTCGACGCCCGTGCCGGTGGGCTATCTGAAGGAATACAAGAACTGGCTGCCGAGCCTGAACGTCAAGCTCGACCTGCGTGACGACCTGGTCGGCCGCCTGTCAGCCTCGCGCGTCGTCAACCGTCCCAACGTCACCGACAGCGCCCCGCGCATCAGCGTCAGCCGCGACTCGCCGACGGCCTCGGGCGGCAACCCGGACCTGGATCCGTTCCTGGCCGACCAGTACGACGCCTCGCTGGAGTGGTACCCGGCCCCGACCACGGCCGTGACCGCCGCGGTGTTCATCAAGACGATGGACAACTACATCACCGCCCAGAACACCACGATCCAGGTGCCCGGCCGCGGCGACGTGCTGCTGTCGGCCAGCGTCAACGGCGGCGACGCCGAGGTGCGCGGCTTCGAAGCCGCCTACAACCAGTCGCTGTCGTTCCTGCCCGCCCCCTTCGACGGCTTCGGCGTGCAGGCCTCGGTGACCCTGGTGGACAGCAAGGCGAACTATTTCGCCGGCAACCGCCAAATCAAGGACGACCTCGTGGGCCTGTCCAAGCAGAGCTACAACCTGGTCGGCTACTACGAGAAGGGCCCGATCAGCGCCCGCCTCGGCTGGTTCTGGCGCTCGCGGTATCTGCAGTCGATCGGCAGCACCACCACCGCCCAGTCCTATATCGCCCCCTACGGCTCGCTGGACGGCTCGCTCTCCTACCAGATCACCCCGCAGTACGCGGTGACGCTGGAGGGTTCGAACCTGACTGACGAGGTCCGCTTCACCTACGGCAAGACCAAGGACCAGCCGATGGAGATCTATCACTGGGGCCGCACGGTCTCGCTGACGCTCCGCGGCAAGTTCTGA
- a CDS encoding phosphatidylinositol-specific phospholipase C domain-containing protein: MRPLLLAAALSVVAFASQAAEAPKINSLHWLGSHNSYRPELDPAALAHQRQVMGERSRGVEYGHPPITTQLDLGLRQLEFDPYADTRGGLYAAPYAKDPAKLAIMNGPGAKVLHAPVVDARTLCLRLSDCFAEVAAWSKAHPDHQLIVIFVNTKEEPFNTPAIPNPPLWTEADFAGLDADAIKAFGRDRIITPDDVRGTRATLREGVTGGGWPTVDSARGKVLLVLDANPRIEEAYRAGHPSLKGRVLFGLYAEDHAEAAVFNIQDPRPEETRIKALVARGFLVRTRSDADTSEARNHDLGRLKSAEQSGAQIISTDYYPSAPDPLDLKFVVRPSWFAPEEDLTSPAR; encoded by the coding sequence ATGCGCCCGCTGCTCCTCGCCGCCGCCCTGTCGGTCGTCGCCTTCGCGTCCCAGGCGGCCGAAGCGCCGAAAATCAACAGCCTGCATTGGCTGGGTTCGCACAACAGCTATCGTCCCGAACTCGATCCGGCCGCTCTCGCGCACCAGCGCCAGGTGATGGGCGAGCGCTCCCGCGGCGTCGAATATGGCCATCCGCCGATCACCACACAGCTGGACCTCGGCCTCCGGCAGCTGGAATTCGATCCCTACGCCGACACCCGCGGCGGTCTCTATGCCGCCCCCTACGCCAAAGACCCGGCCAAGCTCGCGATCATGAATGGGCCCGGCGCCAAGGTGCTGCACGCCCCGGTCGTCGACGCCCGCACCTTGTGCCTGCGCCTGTCCGACTGTTTCGCCGAGGTGGCGGCATGGTCCAAGGCGCACCCTGATCACCAGTTGATTGTAATCTTCGTCAACACCAAGGAAGAGCCGTTCAACACCCCGGCCATTCCGAACCCGCCGCTCTGGACGGAGGCCGACTTCGCCGGCCTTGACGCCGACGCGATCAAGGCGTTCGGCCGGGATCGCATCATCACGCCCGACGACGTTCGCGGGACGCGCGCCACCCTGCGCGAAGGCGTCACCGGCGGCGGTTGGCCGACGGTCGACAGCGCGCGCGGCAAGGTGCTGCTGGTGCTGGACGCAAATCCCCGCATCGAGGAGGCCTACCGCGCCGGTCACCCGTCGCTGAAGGGCCGCGTCCTGTTCGGCCTCTATGCCGAGGACCACGCCGAGGCGGCGGTGTTCAATATCCAGGACCCGCGCCCGGAAGAAACCCGTATCAAGGCCCTGGTCGCCCGAGGCTTCCTGGTCCGTACGCGCAGCGACGCCGACACAAGCGAGGCCCGCAACCACGACCTTGGCCGCCTCAAGTCGGCCGAGCAGTCGGGCGCACAGATCATCAGCACCGACTACTATCCAAGCGCGCCCGATCCGCTGGACCTGAAATTCGTGGTGCGCCCATCGTGGTTCGCGCCAGAAGAGGATCTTACCTCGCCCGCTCGATGA
- a CDS encoding SDR family oxidoreductase: MEMNKQRMVVLGGTSGIGFAIARAAAEEGAAVVVASSSQTRVEAAVAALGASAKGSSIDLSNEAATRAFFEGLGEFDHLIYTAGEPLRLLGLDADLAEVRRFFELRYWGAFAAAKYGRKSIREGGSMVFTSGTAGARPLGPGWAAASSICGAIEGLTRALAVELKPLRVNCVAPGVVKTDLWAGMGDDARAAFYASEAARLPVGHPGDVEEIAQSYLYLTRQTYVTGQVLHVDGGGLLV; encoded by the coding sequence ATGGAAATGAACAAGCAGCGTATGGTCGTGCTCGGTGGCACGTCCGGCATAGGCTTTGCGATCGCTAGGGCGGCGGCCGAGGAGGGCGCTGCTGTCGTCGTCGCCTCAAGTTCTCAAACGCGCGTCGAGGCGGCGGTCGCCGCCTTGGGGGCGAGTGCAAAAGGCTCGTCGATCGACCTGTCGAACGAGGCGGCGACACGCGCGTTTTTCGAGGGCTTAGGCGAGTTCGACCACCTGATCTACACGGCGGGGGAACCGCTGCGCCTGCTTGGATTGGACGCCGACCTGGCCGAGGTCCGCCGATTTTTCGAACTCCGATACTGGGGCGCGTTCGCCGCCGCGAAGTACGGACGCAAATCCATTCGAGAGGGCGGCTCCATGGTGTTCACCTCAGGAACAGCGGGCGCTCGCCCCCTTGGCCCGGGTTGGGCGGCGGCGTCGAGCATCTGCGGAGCCATCGAGGGTCTTACCCGGGCATTGGCCGTGGAGCTCAAGCCGTTGCGCGTGAACTGTGTCGCGCCGGGAGTGGTGAAGACCGACCTGTGGGCGGGTATGGGTGACGACGCACGGGCGGCCTTCTACGCCTCCGAGGCCGCACGCCTGCCTGTGGGTCACCCTGGAGACGTCGAGGAGATCGCTCAAAGCTATCTCTATCTCACTCGCCAGACCTATGTGACGGGCCAGGTGCTGCACGTCGACGGGGGCGGCCTCCTCGTATGA
- a CDS encoding ATP-binding protein, translating to MGHDPTFEMAAGGRDQIVGFGPFHLHKLHRKLLCGPEEVRIGGRGMDVLMALAERQGQLVRKQDLMQAAWPDTFVHEANLKVTVAYLRRALRRHAPAGEFIKTVVGRGYWLSADDPVGEGRPLEDAMLGATPLPQLHDIIGREAEIARVKGLLEVSRLVSVVGAGGIGKTTLVRAVAHDLAAEPGGSAAFVDLSRVTHEEFVADAVAAALGVSSGGASLQGLCSILARQRMLLVLDTCEHVLSAVSHICEVLLARTARLRILTTSREVLRTRSERVMWLAALAVPPDDQFDRIEPVLSYAAPRLLVRRAYEERGHSPHDADAQTLVQICREVDGSPLAIELVAARVATRGATTVLAELKDNLLVLRRRHGVEPRRQRTLLDTLKWSYSLLTTQEASALQACSVFADVFGTEAVLELAASVALSPIEIIDALAGLRSKSMVAVEHREGGLAYRLLDSTRTFAAALLERRDETAASTYSAHARWVLKMLDQAAADRSAMTPRLWRAAYANLIYDMRKALDWTLHRSADRLLGVQLVAAGLPLCHDLSLSGEIRANCELALSELRRLGPCEPSLELRLVIGLASVSTYLATDPDQASALFQKAIELARATEDPQAECRALGAFATYELMRGRVNNVAGALMAMRPAASRANQPAALWEEEQLRAQYEIRTCDFDAALARVQRLFSEMQGEAQRAVPSFQIHQKINVQVQLAALNWLTGRSRDAIRVAETAAVDAQQVEHGLTLVHCLAQGVIWTLIQTGEYEAVLPHIETLRSAIYRHGIAAWIPVADTYSAVIAAYLGQKPDPARLRSAFYGVRAGVVQIRHDARFTLIADAMAANGQAGDAAEIIQHVFDTSAEPWGKSELLRLKAAAEQMHGRASHARDLLSSAVEAARMSGSVAWTLRAVSDLASLSQGTGLAQSCLGDLASICDSFAGEYETRDLRKARRLLAELS from the coding sequence TTGGGACACGATCCGACCTTCGAGATGGCGGCCGGCGGACGAGACCAGATCGTCGGGTTCGGCCCCTTCCATCTCCACAAGCTGCACCGCAAACTGCTGTGCGGACCGGAGGAGGTTCGCATTGGCGGCCGTGGGATGGATGTCCTTATGGCGCTAGCCGAACGGCAAGGTCAGCTCGTTCGCAAGCAGGACCTGATGCAGGCGGCCTGGCCGGACACCTTCGTTCACGAAGCCAATCTGAAGGTGACCGTCGCATACCTCCGCCGCGCGCTGCGTCGCCACGCGCCCGCAGGCGAATTCATCAAGACGGTCGTGGGGCGCGGCTATTGGCTTAGCGCCGATGACCCGGTCGGCGAAGGCCGTCCGCTTGAGGACGCCATGCTCGGCGCCACGCCCCTCCCGCAACTTCACGACATCATCGGACGCGAAGCCGAGATCGCTCGCGTCAAAGGCCTGCTTGAGGTGAGCCGCCTCGTCTCGGTCGTGGGCGCCGGCGGGATCGGCAAGACGACCCTGGTGAGGGCTGTCGCGCACGACCTAGCGGCGGAGCCTGGCGGATCCGCCGCGTTCGTCGATCTCTCGCGGGTGACCCACGAGGAATTTGTCGCCGACGCGGTGGCCGCGGCGCTGGGCGTGAGCTCTGGCGGCGCTAGCCTTCAAGGTTTGTGCTCGATCCTGGCGCGGCAAAGGATGCTGCTTGTGCTCGACACCTGCGAGCATGTCCTCAGCGCCGTTTCGCACATCTGCGAGGTTCTGCTCGCGCGAACCGCGCGCCTGCGCATCCTGACGACAAGTCGCGAGGTGCTGCGCACGCGATCCGAACGGGTGATGTGGCTTGCCGCTCTTGCCGTCCCCCCCGACGACCAGTTCGACAGGATTGAACCCGTGTTGAGCTACGCCGCGCCGCGACTCTTGGTTCGGCGCGCCTATGAGGAACGCGGCCATTCTCCTCACGACGCCGACGCGCAAACGCTCGTCCAAATATGCCGCGAGGTGGACGGTTCGCCGCTGGCGATCGAACTTGTCGCGGCGCGCGTCGCCACACGAGGCGCAACCACGGTGCTCGCTGAACTCAAGGACAACCTGTTGGTCCTGCGGCGGCGTCACGGCGTAGAACCGCGCCGCCAGCGGACGCTGCTGGACACCCTAAAGTGGAGCTACTCCCTGCTGACGACGCAGGAAGCCTCGGCGCTGCAAGCGTGCTCCGTCTTCGCCGACGTGTTTGGGACCGAGGCGGTCCTGGAACTGGCCGCGAGCGTCGCGCTTTCGCCGATCGAAATCATCGACGCGCTCGCCGGTCTCAGGTCGAAGTCAATGGTCGCCGTGGAGCACCGAGAGGGCGGATTGGCCTATCGCCTGCTCGACAGCACGCGTACATTCGCCGCGGCTCTGCTCGAGCGTCGTGACGAAACGGCGGCTTCGACCTATTCGGCTCACGCGCGCTGGGTCCTCAAGATGCTGGATCAGGCGGCGGCCGACCGGTCCGCGATGACGCCGCGTCTTTGGCGCGCGGCGTACGCCAACCTGATCTACGACATGCGCAAGGCGCTCGACTGGACCTTGCACCGGTCGGCCGATCGGCTGCTGGGAGTGCAGTTGGTGGCCGCGGGGCTGCCGCTGTGCCACGACCTCTCGCTCAGCGGCGAGATACGCGCCAACTGCGAACTCGCCCTTTCGGAACTCCGCCGCCTGGGGCCTTGTGAGCCCTCGCTTGAGCTTAGATTGGTGATCGGACTGGCTTCGGTCAGCACCTATCTCGCCACCGACCCGGACCAAGCCAGCGCTCTTTTCCAAAAAGCGATCGAGCTGGCGCGCGCAACAGAAGATCCGCAAGCGGAGTGTCGCGCCCTCGGCGCGTTCGCAACTTATGAGCTGATGCGCGGCCGCGTGAATAATGTGGCGGGCGCTCTTATGGCCATGCGACCGGCTGCTTCGCGGGCTAACCAGCCCGCCGCCCTTTGGGAGGAGGAACAACTTCGCGCGCAGTACGAGATACGCACCTGCGATTTCGACGCCGCTCTCGCGCGCGTCCAACGTCTCTTCAGCGAAATGCAGGGAGAGGCCCAGCGAGCAGTCCCGAGCTTTCAGATCCACCAGAAGATCAATGTTCAGGTGCAGCTGGCGGCGCTCAACTGGCTGACCGGTCGCTCGCGTGACGCCATCCGCGTTGCGGAGACGGCGGCTGTGGACGCGCAGCAGGTCGAGCATGGTCTGACCTTGGTCCACTGCCTGGCGCAGGGTGTTATCTGGACCCTTATCCAGACCGGCGAGTACGAAGCCGTGCTGCCGCACATCGAGACGCTTCGAAGCGCCATCTATCGTCACGGCATCGCGGCGTGGATCCCGGTTGCAGACACCTATTCCGCTGTCATCGCCGCCTATCTCGGACAGAAGCCCGATCCGGCGCGCCTCCGCAGCGCATTCTACGGCGTGCGCGCAGGAGTGGTTCAGATCCGGCACGATGCGCGCTTCACACTGATCGCGGATGCGATGGCGGCCAACGGTCAGGCAGGCGACGCCGCTGAAATCATCCAGCACGTGTTTGACACGAGCGCCGAGCCCTGGGGTAAGTCCGAACTGCTTCGCCTGAAGGCCGCCGCTGAGCAGATGCACGGTCGCGCGAGCCATGCGCGAGACTTGCTTTCCTCCGCGGTGGAGGCGGCGCGGATGAGCGGCTCTGTCGCCTGGACCCTTCGCGCCGTGAGCGACCTGGCGTCGCTATCGCAAGGCACGGGATTGGCGCAGAGCTGCTTGGGTGACTTGGCTTCAATATGCGACAGCTTTGCAGGCGAGTACGAGACGCGGGATCTGCGCAAAGCCCGAAGGCTCTTGGCTGAGCTTTCCTGA
- a CDS encoding putative quinol monooxygenase: MPGKVKTIAVLTARSGKADALRKLLEQMVEPSRAEPGNLRYDLWVDPAHPGRFVLDELYVDRTAVEAHHATPHFQDYLAQIPALAERSVWSLDEAAVA; this comes from the coding sequence ATGCCAGGCAAGGTGAAAACCATCGCTGTGCTCACCGCCCGCTCCGGCAAGGCCGACGCGCTGCGGAAGCTACTGGAACAAATGGTCGAACCGAGCCGCGCCGAGCCGGGTAACCTGCGCTACGACCTGTGGGTCGATCCGGCTCATCCAGGCCGGTTCGTGCTCGATGAACTTTATGTCGATCGCACTGCGGTCGAGGCGCACCATGCCACGCCTCACTTCCAGGATTACCTCGCGCAAATTCCCGCCTTGGCGGAGCGCTCCGTCTGGTCGCTTGATGAGGCGGCCGTCGCCTGA
- a CDS encoding alpha/beta hydrolase, producing MAIATISSSGAQSRPSTQPVSIVLVHGAFVDASGWRAVYDILTHDGYEVLIVQNPTITLEGDVAATRRVIAAATKPVLLVGHSYGGAVITEAGTDPKVRSLAYIAAFAPDVGESVFELATRPAPEGGPPLLPPSNGFIIVDPAKFPSAFASDVDPGLTRFLAAAQVPWGLGAVQPKLTAAAWKDKPVSYMLTTEDHMVPPTIQRFMATRAKANLVEIKSSHAVMLSHPRDVAAFVETAAAGVK from the coding sequence ATGGCCATCGCCACCATTTCGTCGTCTGGGGCCCAGTCGAGGCCGTCGACCCAACCCGTCTCGATCGTGCTTGTGCATGGCGCCTTCGTGGACGCCTCGGGCTGGAGGGCTGTCTACGACATCCTGACTCATGACGGCTACGAAGTGCTGATCGTCCAGAATCCGACGATCACGCTTGAGGGTGATGTCGCGGCGACCCGGAGGGTCATCGCCGCGGCGACAAAGCCGGTCCTGCTCGTCGGCCATTCCTATGGCGGCGCGGTGATCACCGAAGCCGGGACTGATCCGAAGGTCAGGAGCCTTGCCTATATTGCCGCATTCGCCCCCGACGTTGGCGAGTCGGTGTTCGAGCTCGCGACGCGACCCGCGCCGGAGGGCGGCCCACCGCTGCTCCCGCCAAGCAACGGCTTCATCATCGTCGATCCGGCGAAATTCCCGAGCGCCTTCGCGTCCGATGTCGATCCTGGTCTCACGCGCTTCCTCGCCGCGGCGCAGGTTCCGTGGGGGCTTGGCGCCGTCCAGCCCAAGCTCACGGCAGCCGCCTGGAAAGACAAGCCGGTCAGCTACATGCTGACGACCGAAGACCACATGGTTCCGCCGACCATCCAACGCTTCATGGCTACGCGGGCCAAGGCCAACCTCGTCGAGATCAAGAGCAGTCACGCGGTCATGCTTTCGCATCCCCGCGATGTCGCAGCCTTTGTCGAGACGGCGGCGGCAGGGGTCAAGTAG
- a CDS encoding type 1 glutamine amidotransferase domain-containing protein, giving the protein MSKGNVLVVGSNATRIEIQGGGTGPTGQYLNELVVPVMALLAAGYDITFATPDGTKPFIDPVSDQTVHFDNDEAAHKRAQDFFANDRAMNSVKTLRAVLDGGLDQYVAFFTPGGQAPVVDLMQDPELGEILRHFHAHKKPSAFLCHGPIASISAMQHAREFRAALIAGDTPKAAKLAQGWPYAGYRMTVYSSSEEKPIEDNILHGKLYFHMPEALTTAGGVVDVGPDFAPHVVEDRELITGQNPRSDHQIGKALVAALSRVSVDA; this is encoded by the coding sequence ATGTCGAAAGGCAATGTGCTGGTCGTTGGCTCGAACGCCACGCGGATTGAAATCCAAGGCGGCGGCACCGGGCCGACCGGCCAATACCTGAACGAACTTGTCGTGCCCGTGATGGCGTTGTTGGCCGCCGGCTACGACATCACCTTCGCGACCCCCGACGGGACCAAGCCGTTCATCGATCCGGTCTCTGATCAGACCGTCCACTTCGACAATGACGAGGCAGCGCACAAGCGGGCGCAGGACTTCTTCGCCAACGATCGGGCCATGAACAGTGTGAAGACGCTGCGAGCCGTGCTCGACGGCGGGCTCGACCAATACGTGGCCTTCTTCACCCCCGGCGGTCAGGCGCCGGTCGTCGATCTCATGCAGGATCCTGAGCTGGGCGAAATCCTGCGCCATTTCCACGCGCACAAGAAGCCCTCCGCCTTCCTCTGTCATGGTCCGATCGCGTCGATCTCGGCGATGCAACACGCCCGCGAGTTCCGGGCCGCCCTCATAGCTGGCGACACCCCCAAGGCGGCTAAGCTCGCCCAAGGCTGGCCGTACGCCGGCTACCGGATGACGGTCTATTCGTCGAGCGAGGAGAAGCCGATCGAGGACAATATCCTGCACGGAAAGCTCTACTTCCACATGCCGGAAGCGCTGACCACGGCGGGCGGCGTCGTGGATGTCGGGCCCGATTTCGCTCCGCACGTGGTTGAGGACCGCGAACTGATCACGGGTCAGAACCCACGCTCCGATCACCAGATCGGCAAGGCGCTGGTCGCCGCGCTCAGCCGTGTCTCCGTCGATGCGTGA